AGACCGAGGACTCGGGAGTTCGCCCCAAGCTGAAGCCGTGGCCCCCGCTTGAGACGGGCATCCAGACCGTGGGCACGCCGTGCTCTTTGAGGGCGGTGGCCAGGCGTTCGCTGTTCTCGATGACAACGACCTTGTCGTCTGTGGCATGGACGAGAAAGAACGGCGGCCAGTCGCCGGTGACGCGCCGGTCGAGGGAGAAATCAATCAGGCGCTGCTCGGAGGGGGCGCTGCCGAGCAGGTTATCGCGGGAGCCGCGGTGAGCGATGTCGTCGCTCATGGATACGACCGGGTAAACCAGAGCGACGAAGTCGGGGCGGGTTCCCTCCTCCCTCGTGCCAAAGACGGCGGTGGAACCGGCGAGGTGGCCTCCGGCGGAAAAGCCCATGATCCCGATCCGGTCAGGGTTAATGTCGAGATCGGCGCTGTGGTCCCGCAGGTAGCGAATGGCCGCGAGGGCGTCCTGTTGGCTCCGGGGCAGGCCGTCGCCGGTTGCGTCCGGGGCGGGCAGGCGGTACTTCAAGACGGCAGCCGCCACGCCTTGCGAGGAGAGGTAGCGGGCGATGGCCAGTCCTTCGCGATCATAAACCACGGCAGCATAGC
The window above is part of the Ruficoccus amylovorans genome. Proteins encoded here:
- a CDS encoding alpha/beta hydrolase, encoding MKTHLCAALTLALAMTLSLAATPRSGEIVLPITTAGEATPPPELVTYRQKHLDDRGLNRTIRDISQPTLNLFLPEHPLPGHPAVVICPGGGYAAVVYDREGLAIARYLSSQGVAAAVLKYRLPAPDATGDGLPRSQQDALAAIRYLRDHSADLDINPDRIGIMGFSAGGHLAGSTAVFGTREEGTRPDFVALVYPVVSMSDDIAHRGSRDNLLGSAPSEQRLIDFSLDRRVTGDWPPFFLVHATDDKVVVIENSERLATALKEHGVPTVWMPVSSGGHGFSLGRTPESSVWKERFIEWVGQLD